Sequence from the Anas acuta chromosome 24, bAnaAcu1.1, whole genome shotgun sequence genome:
ccccaagccccccccccaggcctcACCAGTTGGTCATGTCGAGGAAGAAGGCGCAGCCGGCGGGGCTGAGCTGGAAGCCGAGCAGGCGCTGGAACTCGCCGATCAGCACGTCCTTGTCGGTGGTGCCCAGGCAGCTGAACTTCTGCATCAGCTCCGCGTCCAGGTCCACGTCCATGCCCTCCATGGCTCCTCCACCGACCACCGccacccccccggggctgctgctgctgccgctgccgccccccccgggctaCCGGGGCCgctcccggggccgccgccgccgccgctcagCGCCGCATGGGGgcgatgggggggggggctgagggtgtgtggagaggggggggggaggtgagggcacggcggggggcgggcgggcggcaggggagggggcgcgGGCGTCAGGCCGCGCACTGCGCAtgcgccgccccgccccgcgcgccTTGTGACGTCACGGCGCGGCGGCCGAGCTAGGGGAGGGGTTAAGGCGCGGGGAAAGCGGGCGTTTAGCGGCGCGCCGCGGGACGttggccccgcccccccgcaCCGCGCTGGCGAATGGGAGGCGAGGGATTTGCATacgccccgccccccccgccgcgcGCCCGCTGCCATATATGGGAGGAGGCGCGGGGAGGAGAGCGCGAGTGTTTGTGGATGCAGGGGGCGGTCACGTGGCTGGAGTCGCTGGGGCGTGGCCAGGCGCAAGGGCTGCCGGGATGGCGacgggtggggggggggggttgcaggGGCCTCGCGGCCTGGAATTTTCCTCAAATCGTTGTTTTTCACCTCAATTCCGCTCCTCGCTGCGGGTCGGGCGGTGCTGGGCCTCAGCAGTGCAAATCCTGGCTGTTGAGGATGGGAGAAGCctccctggcagtgctggggggtGCAAACTAAGGAAATAAAGGCTGTGTTGTACCAATTTAGCGTATTATTGTAAATAAACAAGATTTTccctcaaacaaacaaacacaccgCCTCGCctgaggtgtccctgtcccaaGTCACATCCTGGCCCGGCTGGGGGTTACAGGAGCTCCATGTGAAGTTTCCACTGAGGCACTGGGGGGGTGCGGGACTGCCCCAGGTGAGGGGCACGGCACCCTCATGGTGCCCAATTCGTGGTTTTGGTGGAAGGATTCGTGGTACCGTGGAAGAAGAGGGGTGTAAATGAGGCTGGAAGGCACAGCGGGGGCTGGGCAGCGAAGCATGCAGGAAGGTCTCAGGGCAAACAAACGCCCCCTGCATTGCTGCATGGTGCTGGTTGGGTGCCTGCTTAGTAATGGAGGCTGTGGTGGTTCAGTTGGGCCTGGACGATGCTGGGCTCATGAGGTCACTGCTGTTTGGGCCAGGGCAGGGCCTGTGGTGCCATTCTGCAGGTGCAGAAActggcccagctctgctgcagctcctgtgccagGCCCAGCAGGGACACACGGCACCAACcacccagctgcctcctgccccgtTCCCAGACAGCACCTGGCTtcatccccagccccacggtGCCCCACAGGACTCACAACGCACACGGTTGTGTTTCATGAGGAGAGCTTTGCCCAGTGGCGCTGAAACAAGCATGAACAAGGCTCCTGGTGCAGCCCCCAAGCAGCCTGCGGCCCCCAGGCTGCTTCTGGCAGCCATTAGCAGCCCGACCCTGCTCCTTGCCCAACACCGAGCCTCTTTTTGTGGGCTCCCCAGGCCAAGTGGTGCTCCAGGAGAGGTTGgggctggtgcttggggacacggctcAGTGGGGACAGTGGTGGGAGGGGGTGCTTGGAGCAGGTGACCctggggggctcctccacccctGATGACCGTGTGATTGAGGGCCATGGAGCGAGTCCTGAGGAGGGTGCTGAGGTGATTGGGGGCTGTTTTATGAGGCCAGGCGGGGAGGGCTGGGCCTgcttagcctggaaaagagaaggctgaggggagacctcatcaatgtgtacaaacatcccagggcaggctgtggggGGATGCAGCCGCCCCCTTTTCTATGCCCTGAGCCGCCAGCCCCGGCAcgggcagcccccagggctcCTCCCGGagctccccaaaccccccacAGGGATCCCAAatctcccccagccccgggccagGCACTAAAGCAGCGGGGAAGGCGAAGGCCGCCCCGCGGACCCTTTTTGTCCCTCGGCGGCCACCGTTCGGCGCGGAGCCGGCTGGGGGTGAGCGGCGGAAGGGgcggtgcggggggggggcggcactTCCGGGCAGCTCCGgtggcggggagcggggagcgccATGCCCAAGTtagccccggggggggggggcgcgggggtcCCGGGCCTGGCTGGGGGGAAttgggggtccccagggggtCCCCAGGTTTTGTTGGGGGTAGCTCGGGGGTCCCTGGGTCTGGTTGTGGGGGGGTTCGGGGGTCTCCGGGCCTTGTTGTGGGGAGCTCGGGGGGTCCTGGGCCCGGTtgtgggggggttatgggggggttcGGGGGGCCTGGGCTCGGTCTGGGGGGGTCTCGGGGGTCCTGTGTCAGCCCCGTGTCCCTGCAGGAGGGAATTCTGCTCTCTGGCAGTGtgggggggggcaagggggaAGGGTTCTGGGGCAGCCCACAGCCCCCAAAGacccccggggagcccccgcgGCACGGAGTGGGGTCCCTGGTCGCTAACAGGCCTTCTGCCTCCGCAGGTTTTACTGTGACTACTGCGACACGTACCTCACCCACGACTCGGTAAGCGCCCACCTTCAGCCGTCATCCACCTCTGGGATCGAGAGCGTGGAAATAGAACTTGGGCAGGCTACAAATGGGCTGTCTGAGGCAGTGAGGTGTGCTGCCTGCTTGTCTGTAAGCCACATCGGCAGGGATTCGTTGAAATCTGCATTAATTCATATTAAGTGTGTGTAAAATAAACCCCACATCCCAAGCAACTCAAAAGCCTAAGTAAGAGTAAGTAGAGTAAGCCCAAGCTACTCAAAATACCAAGGTGTCCCACTAGTTTGTCGGTAAGTAACAAACCTGTTGCATTAATTTATCTGTGCGATCACGTGCACTTGAAATAAACCCTGCAGAGACTAAACCAAGGTTGTTTGAAATACTGTGACGTCCTGCTTGAAAAGGAGACAGGAACAGGAGGGACTGGAGTCTCGCTAGCACTCACCAATCCTGGGTGTCACGGTGGGAGGCAGCTGGCTTGGTGTCAATGCAGACTCGCCCAAAAACTTGGCTCAATGCTTGTCATTTGTACATGAGGGCACGGCACAGCGCCTGGCCTCTGAGTGTATGCAGAAACCAAGCAGTTCTGTGCTTCCAGAGAGAATATATTTAAGTTTTACCAAAGCTCCCAGTGAACTGTGATTTTATGTGATGTTATATAAGCTCAATTTACATGATCTTCTTCAGCCCTCCGTGAGAAAAACCCACTGCAGTGGCCGAAAGCACAAAGAGAATGTGAAGGACTACTACCAGAAATGGATGGAGGAGCAAGCCCAGAGCCTGATTGATAAAACAAGTAAGGCGAATCCTTTTGTGATCTTCGTTTGCTTTGCTGTTACTGCTCTCTGTCCTCCAAGtgcttttcttcctattttcccTGCTGGTTCTTTATCAGCTCCCTGGTGGTTCTTTGCTCTGTGACTCGTGAATAAGAGTGTCACTTGGGATTTGAATCTTGACCTTGTCTGAGTGAGGGTCCCCATGTAAGAGGCTGTGAGGACTCGTTGCAGGCAGGCATTGCTGTGCTGCGGCTGAGGGTTGTAGCTCCCCTCACCTTTAGCACTGCCAGCAGCGTCGTACAAGCTCGCGTAGCACGAGGCTGTGGGGTAGGGGCATGTGGCTGGGGGTTTAGAGCGAGAGCCCTCTTGGGGTGTtggtttttaaacaaacttcCTTAAATTCCAAGGACAATCTCTTCAAGTCCAACGTTTTTGCTAGCAAGCCTTCATGAGAAGAGGCTTGTGGAACAAATTTGTTCTAGGTGTTCCACCAGATCTGATAGCAGGTTTTTAGCTCCtctatttaaaaagataaataaaacatcccTCTAGGGCTTaaacttactttattttttgcttttgttggtaGTAGCACTTCTATGTAAAGAGCGTGAATAAGAAAACCAGAAGGTAGGAAAATGGACATTAAAATGTACGAAATGTTGTGGGTTACTTACATATTCTAGTTGCTTGACCTCAGCTCTCAAGggatgttgattttttttcctctcttgctaTTGTAGGCTTGAATGAAGTGCAAAATGTTTCCTCTGTCAGTTTATGGGGTTCTCTTCTTCTCACCTGTTCTCTAAataatggctttttttcctctctgaatgGGACAAAAACAAGTGCCAGGTTAACCTTATGGCAACCTTCTTTCTTTAGCTGCTTCCAGCTTTCACGTCTTTTGCCTTCCTCTTGGTCAATTCAGGtcttctgaatttcttcttttccctttcttattagatctttttcatgctttttgtcACCTGCCTAAGTCATTGGCCTATTTCATGATAACATGGATTAATTTAATGATCCTAGGTGAAAGTTACAGCTGCAAATCATGTGATATATTTTCTCTACTATCCACCTTCCAGCTAGGTGTGTGAAATTCATCCTGGAGCTCTCTAGTCTCAGCTGGAGTAATTACTGTAATAACTGTCTTCAAGAATATCAGGTGCTTCCATCTTGACAAGCAGTGTAAACCAGGGATTTGTTCCAGAGTAAGAACAAATGAGTGTGCACCATGACGTTAAGTATGTTCTGAATGCTTGGCATGAGAAGGAACGTTGACACAGGAGCTTCCTCTGCTTAgtaactattttttcttctgggattctttctctttttttttctttttttttcccccccaatgTAGCGGCTGCATTCCAGCAAGGGAAAATTCCACCGACGCCGTTCTCAGCGCCACCCCCTGGAGGAGCCATGATACCACCCCCTCCCAGCATCCGTAAGTCTCTGCTTCTGGCGGTGAGGGCAGACCTCCTGAGAGATGGAGTTTCACAGAATGCTAGGGACTAGCAGGGACCTTGAAAAATCATCTACTGcaatccccctgccagagcaggaacacctaggTCAGGTCACACAGGAACACGTCCAGCTGGGTtctgaatgtctccagagagggagactccacaacacccctgggcagcctgttctggtgTTCTGCCACCCTCACCATgaaaaagttttgtctcattTAAGCAGAGCCTCCTGTGTGCCAGCTTGCACCCactaccccttgtcctatcactgggTGTCAccaagaagagcctggctccatcccccTGACATTCACCCTTCACACATTTATAAACACcaatgaggtcacccctcagtcttCTGCAACCCAAAGtgacccagctccctcagccttccctTGTAAGGGAGATGCTCCCCTCCCTTAATCACCCCTGTGGCTCTGCGCTGGGCTCTCTCAAGCAGGTTCCTTGCCCTTTAACTGAGGGGCCTAGAGCTggatgcaattaaaaaaaaaaaagtccttttagCTTGAAATCAAGCAAAAAATGTTGAGGTTGCGAATATCGAAATGTAATAGAATGCACTGTAAGACTGTTTCTTCAATCTTCTTTAATCTTCAGCTGATTTCATTAGTGCTGAGCACATTAATGGAACTGTGCTCTCATTGCCTCGTAGCTGCTGTGTAGATAGCTTCGTGCAAATTTCAGTACAgtggggtttttctttttttttttttttaagaatatagTAGGATTGATAACCTTGTCTTGCACTTTGGTTGGCAAACTGCTGCGATC
This genomic interval carries:
- the SNRPC gene encoding U1 small nuclear ribonucleoprotein C isoform X2, translating into MPKFYCDYCDTYLTHDSPSVRKTHCSGRKHKENVKDYYQKWMEEQAQSLIDKTTAAFQQGKIPPTPFSAPPPGGAMIPPPPSIPGPPRPGMMPAPHMGGPPMMPMMGPPPPGMMPVGPAPGMRPPMGGHMPMMPGPPMMRPPSRPMMVPTRPGMTRPDR
- the SNRPC gene encoding U1 small nuclear ribonucleoprotein C isoform X1 — its product is MPKFYCDYCDTYLTHDSPSVRKTHCSGRKHKENVKDYYQKWMEEQAQSLIDKTIAAAFQQGKIPPTPFSAPPPGGAMIPPPPSIPGPPRPGMMPAPHMGGPPMMPMMGPPPPGMMPVGPAPGMRPPMGGHMPMMPGPPMMRPPSRPMMVPTRPGMTRPDR